In one Oceanispirochaeta sp. genomic region, the following are encoded:
- a CDS encoding transketolase, which produces MSNEVINKGSDNIRILSAAMVEKAKSGHPGGAMGGADFINVLFSEFLNFDPSDGKWINRDRFFLDPGHMSPMLYSILSFYGHYSMEELSNFRQWGSPTPGHPEVDFSRGVENTSGPLGQGHTFAVGAAIAEKFMVEKFGDWMSHKIYTFISDGGVQEEISQGAGRIAGNLGLNNLVMFYDSNDIQLSTTVKEVTSEDTAKKYESWGWRVLEIVGNDVDAIRGALKEANAETKKPVIIIGKTTMGKGAVDAGDKKFEGKTSTHGQPLSAAGASFEKTIANLGGNPEKPFVIFPEVQAWLDGVIKTKTAAAAAKKAEQAAWAKANPALAAKLEQFFSGKLPELNWKGIAQKSGVATRAASSAVLGYLAENVENMIVSSADLSNSDKTDGFLNKTRAITKDDFGGAFLQSGVCELTMAAICNGLALHGGIIPACGTFFVFSDYMKPALRTAALMELQVIYVWTHDAFRVGEDGPTHQPVEHEAQVRLMEKLQNHSHKNSTLVLRPADAQETTVAWKMALENSNSPTALILSRQNITELPAASGDRATEAFKAEKGAYIVQEAGGTPDVVLVASGSEVSTLVAGAVLLKEKKGLKVQIVSAPSEGLFRNQEASYPEAVLPSGVATFGMTAGLPVTLQGLVGTKGKVFGLNSFGYSAPAGVLDEKLGYTAENVFNQVVDFLK; this is translated from the coding sequence GTGAGTAACGAAGTAATCAACAAAGGTTCGGATAATATCCGTATTCTTTCAGCCGCCATGGTTGAAAAAGCTAAATCAGGTCACCCGGGCGGAGCCATGGGTGGAGCCGATTTCATCAATGTTCTATTTTCAGAGTTTTTGAATTTTGACCCGAGTGATGGGAAATGGATCAACAGAGACCGTTTTTTCCTTGATCCCGGCCACATGAGCCCCATGCTCTATTCTATTCTGTCCTTCTACGGACACTACAGCATGGAAGAACTTTCCAATTTCAGACAGTGGGGAAGCCCGACACCAGGTCATCCCGAAGTGGATTTCTCCCGGGGTGTGGAAAACACTTCTGGACCTCTGGGGCAGGGACACACCTTCGCCGTTGGTGCCGCTATTGCCGAAAAATTTATGGTTGAAAAGTTTGGTGACTGGATGAGTCACAAGATCTATACTTTTATTTCAGACGGTGGTGTTCAGGAAGAAATCTCTCAGGGTGCGGGACGAATTGCCGGTAATCTGGGACTGAATAACCTGGTCATGTTCTACGATTCAAACGATATTCAGTTATCTACAACCGTTAAGGAAGTGACTTCTGAAGATACGGCCAAAAAATATGAATCCTGGGGCTGGAGAGTCCTGGAAATCGTTGGTAACGATGTGGATGCCATCAGGGGCGCCTTGAAAGAAGCCAATGCAGAGACAAAAAAACCCGTCATCATCATTGGTAAGACCACGATGGGTAAGGGTGCAGTCGATGCAGGAGACAAGAAGTTTGAAGGAAAAACCTCCACACATGGTCAGCCTCTGAGTGCGGCTGGAGCCTCCTTTGAAAAGACCATCGCAAACCTCGGTGGAAACCCCGAAAAACCCTTTGTCATCTTCCCTGAAGTTCAAGCATGGTTGGATGGAGTCATCAAAACTAAGACGGCTGCAGCCGCTGCCAAAAAAGCAGAACAGGCTGCCTGGGCCAAAGCCAATCCCGCCCTGGCTGCCAAGCTGGAACAGTTTTTCAGCGGTAAGCTCCCTGAACTGAACTGGAAAGGCATTGCCCAGAAGTCAGGAGTGGCCACAAGAGCCGCCTCCTCCGCAGTGCTGGGGTACCTTGCTGAAAACGTAGAAAACATGATCGTTTCCTCTGCCGACCTCAGTAACTCTGATAAGACTGATGGATTCCTGAACAAAACCAGAGCCATCACAAAAGATGACTTCGGCGGAGCTTTCCTCCAGTCCGGTGTGTGTGAGCTCACAATGGCCGCCATCTGTAACGGTCTGGCCCTTCACGGCGGTATCATTCCGGCCTGCGGAACTTTCTTTGTCTTCTCTGATTACATGAAGCCCGCCCTGAGAACAGCCGCTCTGATGGAACTTCAGGTCATTTATGTCTGGACACACGATGCTTTCCGCGTTGGTGAAGACGGACCTACCCACCAGCCTGTGGAGCATGAGGCTCAGGTCAGACTGATGGAAAAGCTCCAGAATCACTCTCACAAAAACAGTACCCTGGTTCTCCGCCCTGCGGATGCACAGGAAACAACTGTCGCCTGGAAAATGGCCCTGGAGAATTCAAACTCTCCTACAGCCCTGATCCTGTCCAGACAGAACATCACAGAACTTCCCGCTGCCTCCGGTGACAGAGCCACCGAAGCCTTTAAGGCTGAAAAGGGTGCCTATATTGTGCAAGAAGCGGGGGGAACTCCCGATGTTGTCCTTGTGGCCTCCGGTTCTGAGGTATCCACACTTGTTGCCGGTGCGGTTCTCCTGAAAGAGAAAAAAGGCTTGAAGGTTCAGATTGTTTCTGCTCCTTCCGAGGGTCTTTTCCGAAATCAGGAAGCCTCCTATCCGGAAGCGGTACTTCCCTCGGGAGTGGCTACATTCGGTATGACCGCCGGTCTGCCCGTGACTCTTCAGGGCCTGGTTGGAACGAAAGGCAAGGTCTTCGGACTGAACAGTTTCGGTTACAGTGCTCCCGCAGGAGTCCTGGATGAAAAACTGGGTTACACAGCCGAGAATGTCTTCAACCAGGTTGTGGATTTTCTAAAATAG